The following coding sequences lie in one Alosa sapidissima isolate fAloSap1 chromosome 15, fAloSap1.pri, whole genome shotgun sequence genomic window:
- the appbp2 gene encoding amyloid protein-binding protein 2 isoform X2, with protein MAAVELEWIPETLYNTAISAVVDNYSRSRRDIRSLPENIQFDVYYKLYQQGRLCQLGGEFCELEVFAKVLRASDKRHLLHHCFQALMDHGVKVASVLANSFSRRCSYIAESDAHVKEKAIQFGFVLGGFLSDAGWYGDAEKVFLSCLQLCTLHDEVLHWYRAVECCVRLLHVRNGNCKYHLGEETFKLAQSYMDKLAKHGHQANKAALYGELCALLFAKSHYDEAYRWCIEAMREITVGLPVKVVVDVLRQASKACVVKREFRKAEQLIKHAVFLAREHFGHKHPKYSDTLLDYGFYLLNVDNICQSVAIYQTALDIRQSVFGGKNIHVATAHEDLAYSSYVHQYSSGKFDNALFHAERAIDIITHILPEDHLLLASSKRVKALILEEIAIDCHNKETEERLLQEAHDLHLSSLQLAKKAFGEFNVQTAKHYGNLGRLYQSMRKFKEAEEMHIKAIQIKEQLLGQEDYEVALSVGHLASLYNYDMNQYEDAERLYLRSIAIGKKLFGEGYSGLEYDYRGLIKLYNSVGNYEKVFEYHNILSNWNRLRDRQFAVADALEDVNTSPQATDEVVQSFLLSQSHGASHPC; from the exons ATGGCCGCAGTGGAGTTAGAATGGATCCCAGAAACACTGTACAACACTGCTATATCAGCAGTGGTGGACAATTACAGTCGATCGCGAAGAGACATTCGGTCTCTTCCTGAAAACATACAGTTTGATGTATATTACAAG CTTTACCAGCAGGGCCGGCTTTGTCAGCTGGGAGGGGAGTTCTGTGAGCTGGAGGTCTTCGCCAAAGTCCTACGCGCTTCTGACAAAAG ACACCTGCTACACCACTGCTTCCAAGCTTTGATGGACCATGGTGTTAAAGTGGCCTCAGTTTTGGCCAACTCCTTCAGCCGTCGGTGCTCTTACATCGCCGAATCCGACGCCCATGTCAAAGAAAAAGCCATACAGTTTGGCTTTGTTTTAG GTGGCTTCCTGTCGGATGCTGGTTGGTATGGTGATGCGGAGAAAGTCTTTCTGTCCTGTCTCCAGCTTTGTACACTCCACGATGAAGTCCTGCATTGGTATCGGGCCGTGGAATGCTGTGTGAG GTTGCTCCACGTCCGTAATGGCAATTGCAAGTACCACCTGGGAGAGGAGACGTTCAAACTGGCCCAGTCTTACATGGACAAACTCGCCAAGCACGGCCATCAGGCCAACAAAGCGGCTCTCTACGGAGAGCTGTGCGCCTTGCTCTTTGCGAAAAGCCACTATGACGAG GCATACAGGTGGTGTATAGAGGCTATGAGAGAGATAACCGTGGGCCTGCCGGTCAAAGTGGTGGTGGACGTCCTCAGACAGGCCTCCAAG GCATGTGTTGTTAAACGGGAGTTCCGGAAGGCCGAACAACTCATAAAACATGCAGTATTTCTGGCAAG GGAACACTTTGGACACAAGCACCCAAAGTACTCTGACACTCTACTAGACTATGGGTTCTACTTACTTAATGTAGACAATATATGTCAATCAGTCGCTATTTACCAG ACCGCCCTTGATATTCGGCAATCTGTGTTCGGAGGGAAGAATATCCATGTAGCCACAGCGCATGAGGATCTAGCGTACTCCTCATATGTGCATCAGTACAGCTCTGGTAAATTCGACAATGCACT ATTCCACGCAGAACGTGCCATAGACATCATAACTCACATTCTCCCAGAGGACCATCTGCTGCTGGCCTCATCCAAAAGGGTGAAAG CTCTCATCCTGGAGGAGATAGCCATCGACTGCCATAACAAAGAGACTGAGGAGAGGCTACTGCAGGAGGCCCACGACCTgcacctctcctccctccagctGGCCAAGAAGGCCTTCGGGGAGTTCAACGTCCAGACTGCCAAACACTACGGCAACCTGGGCCGCCTCTACCAGTCCATGCGCAAGTTCAAG GAGGCGGAGGAGATGCACATCAAGGCCATCCAAATCAAGGAGCAGCTCCTGGGGCAGGAGGACTACGAGGTGGCGCTGTCCGTTGGACACCTGGCCTCCCTCTACAACTACGACATGAACCAGTACGAGGACGCTGAGCGCCTCTACCTGCGCTCCATCGCCATCG gcaagaaGCTGTTCGGGGAAGGCTACAGTGGACTGGAGTATGACTACCGGGGTCTGATCAAACTGTACAACTCGGTGGGCAACTACGAGAAGGTGTTTGAGTACCACAACATACTATCCAACTGGAACCGCTTGAGGGACAGGCAGTTTGCAGTGGCTGACGCGCTAGAGGACGTCAACACCAGCCCCCAGGCCACCGACGAGGTGGTTCAGTCTTTCCTGCTGTCGCAGAGCCACGGGGCCAGTCACCCCTGTTAG
- the si:ch1073-145m9.1 gene encoding uncharacterized protein si:ch1073-145m9.1 isoform X3: protein MSLEICFFVPNIIGIDGWIARRLNQTSRFGAWLDVIIDNMGRSMVWNMLFQWGWLISTLEWCVFVCNHSAFGVQWKSSFKESPYWVNAIMAKGFKTPLGVFTVAGLHVLPVWLYGCQHGVLTNTFYIPEWCQGLVLLLLIAGRLLCMSVEMWCIWTHVLYLTDIKETKHN, encoded by the exons atgtcattGGAGATATGTTTCTTTGTTCCGAACATTATAG GCATTGATGGCTGGATTGCACGGAGGCTCAACCAAACTTCCAGGTTTGGGGCCTGGTTAGATGTTATAATTGACAACATGGGTCGGAGCATGGTGTGGAACATGTTGTTTCAA TGGGGTTGGCTAATTTCAACTctggagtggtgtgtgtttgtctgtaaccACAGTGCTTTTGGTGTTCAGTGGAAGAGTAGCTTTAAGGAGAGTCCATATTGGGTAAACGCTATCATGGCCAAAG GTTTTAAAACACCCCTGGGAGTGTTCACGGTTGCTGGCCTGCACGTCTTGCCGGTGTGGTTGTATGGATGCCAGCATGGGGTTCTTACCAACACATTTTACATCCCAGAATGGTGCCAGGGCTTGGTGCTTCTGCTTTTGATTGCAGGGAGGctgctgtgtatgtctgtggag ATGTGGTGCATTTGGACCCATGTGCTCTACCTCACCGACATCAAGGAAACCaaacacaactga
- the si:ch1073-145m9.1 gene encoding uncharacterized protein si:ch1073-145m9.1 isoform X1: MQTAIKHYRRRGRSSTCYIRIVLVLAAWCAFNNHALFLPAYVTSIILDGIDGWIARRLNQTSRFGAWLDVIIDNMGRSMVWNMLFQWGWLISTLEWCVFVCNHSAFGVQWKSSFKESPYWVNAIMAKGFKTPLGVFTVAGLHVLPVWLYGCQHGVLTNTFYIPEWCQGLVLLLLIAGRLLCMSVEMWCIWTHVLYLTDIKETKHN; the protein is encoded by the exons ATGCAAACTGCCATTAAACATTatagaagaagaggaagaagctcCACAT GTTACATCCGGATAGTCTTGGTCCTAGCGGCATGGTGTGCTTTCAATAATCATGCACTTTTTCTTCCTGCCTATGTCACCTCCATCATATTAGATG GCATTGATGGCTGGATTGCACGGAGGCTCAACCAAACTTCCAGGTTTGGGGCCTGGTTAGATGTTATAATTGACAACATGGGTCGGAGCATGGTGTGGAACATGTTGTTTCAA TGGGGTTGGCTAATTTCAACTctggagtggtgtgtgtttgtctgtaaccACAGTGCTTTTGGTGTTCAGTGGAAGAGTAGCTTTAAGGAGAGTCCATATTGGGTAAACGCTATCATGGCCAAAG GTTTTAAAACACCCCTGGGAGTGTTCACGGTTGCTGGCCTGCACGTCTTGCCGGTGTGGTTGTATGGATGCCAGCATGGGGTTCTTACCAACACATTTTACATCCCAGAATGGTGCCAGGGCTTGGTGCTTCTGCTTTTGATTGCAGGGAGGctgctgtgtatgtctgtggag ATGTGGTGCATTTGGACCCATGTGCTCTACCTCACCGACATCAAGGAAACCaaacacaactga
- the appbp2 gene encoding amyloid protein-binding protein 2 isoform X1, with product MAAVELEWIPETLYNTAISAVVDNYSRSRRDIRSLPENIQFDVYYKLYQQGRLCQLGGEFCELEVFAKVLRASDKRHLLHHCFQALMDHGVKVASVLANSFSRRCSYIAESDAHVKEKAIQFGFVLGGFLSDAGWYGDAEKVFLSCLQLCTLHDEVLHWYRAVECCVRLLHVRNGNCKYHLGEETFKLAQSYMDKLAKHGHQANKAALYGELCALLFAKSHYDEAYRWCIEAMREITVGLPVKVVVDVLRQASKVACVVKREFRKAEQLIKHAVFLAREHFGHKHPKYSDTLLDYGFYLLNVDNICQSVAIYQTALDIRQSVFGGKNIHVATAHEDLAYSSYVHQYSSGKFDNALFHAERAIDIITHILPEDHLLLASSKRVKALILEEIAIDCHNKETEERLLQEAHDLHLSSLQLAKKAFGEFNVQTAKHYGNLGRLYQSMRKFKEAEEMHIKAIQIKEQLLGQEDYEVALSVGHLASLYNYDMNQYEDAERLYLRSIAIGKKLFGEGYSGLEYDYRGLIKLYNSVGNYEKVFEYHNILSNWNRLRDRQFAVADALEDVNTSPQATDEVVQSFLLSQSHGASHPC from the exons ATGGCCGCAGTGGAGTTAGAATGGATCCCAGAAACACTGTACAACACTGCTATATCAGCAGTGGTGGACAATTACAGTCGATCGCGAAGAGACATTCGGTCTCTTCCTGAAAACATACAGTTTGATGTATATTACAAG CTTTACCAGCAGGGCCGGCTTTGTCAGCTGGGAGGGGAGTTCTGTGAGCTGGAGGTCTTCGCCAAAGTCCTACGCGCTTCTGACAAAAG ACACCTGCTACACCACTGCTTCCAAGCTTTGATGGACCATGGTGTTAAAGTGGCCTCAGTTTTGGCCAACTCCTTCAGCCGTCGGTGCTCTTACATCGCCGAATCCGACGCCCATGTCAAAGAAAAAGCCATACAGTTTGGCTTTGTTTTAG GTGGCTTCCTGTCGGATGCTGGTTGGTATGGTGATGCGGAGAAAGTCTTTCTGTCCTGTCTCCAGCTTTGTACACTCCACGATGAAGTCCTGCATTGGTATCGGGCCGTGGAATGCTGTGTGAG GTTGCTCCACGTCCGTAATGGCAATTGCAAGTACCACCTGGGAGAGGAGACGTTCAAACTGGCCCAGTCTTACATGGACAAACTCGCCAAGCACGGCCATCAGGCCAACAAAGCGGCTCTCTACGGAGAGCTGTGCGCCTTGCTCTTTGCGAAAAGCCACTATGACGAG GCATACAGGTGGTGTATAGAGGCTATGAGAGAGATAACCGTGGGCCTGCCGGTCAAAGTGGTGGTGGACGTCCTCAGACAGGCCTCCAAGGTA GCATGTGTTGTTAAACGGGAGTTCCGGAAGGCCGAACAACTCATAAAACATGCAGTATTTCTGGCAAG GGAACACTTTGGACACAAGCACCCAAAGTACTCTGACACTCTACTAGACTATGGGTTCTACTTACTTAATGTAGACAATATATGTCAATCAGTCGCTATTTACCAG ACCGCCCTTGATATTCGGCAATCTGTGTTCGGAGGGAAGAATATCCATGTAGCCACAGCGCATGAGGATCTAGCGTACTCCTCATATGTGCATCAGTACAGCTCTGGTAAATTCGACAATGCACT ATTCCACGCAGAACGTGCCATAGACATCATAACTCACATTCTCCCAGAGGACCATCTGCTGCTGGCCTCATCCAAAAGGGTGAAAG CTCTCATCCTGGAGGAGATAGCCATCGACTGCCATAACAAAGAGACTGAGGAGAGGCTACTGCAGGAGGCCCACGACCTgcacctctcctccctccagctGGCCAAGAAGGCCTTCGGGGAGTTCAACGTCCAGACTGCCAAACACTACGGCAACCTGGGCCGCCTCTACCAGTCCATGCGCAAGTTCAAG GAGGCGGAGGAGATGCACATCAAGGCCATCCAAATCAAGGAGCAGCTCCTGGGGCAGGAGGACTACGAGGTGGCGCTGTCCGTTGGACACCTGGCCTCCCTCTACAACTACGACATGAACCAGTACGAGGACGCTGAGCGCCTCTACCTGCGCTCCATCGCCATCG gcaagaaGCTGTTCGGGGAAGGCTACAGTGGACTGGAGTATGACTACCGGGGTCTGATCAAACTGTACAACTCGGTGGGCAACTACGAGAAGGTGTTTGAGTACCACAACATACTATCCAACTGGAACCGCTTGAGGGACAGGCAGTTTGCAGTGGCTGACGCGCTAGAGGACGTCAACACCAGCCCCCAGGCCACCGACGAGGTGGTTCAGTCTTTCCTGCTGTCGCAGAGCCACGGGGCCAGTCACCCCTGTTAG
- the si:ch1073-145m9.1 gene encoding uncharacterized protein si:ch1073-145m9.1 isoform X2 — MSLEICFFVPNIIGYIRIVLVLAAWCAFNNHALFLPAYVTSIILDGIDGWIARRLNQTSRFGAWLDVIIDNMGRSMVWNMLFQWGWLISTLEWCVFVCNHSAFGVQWKSSFKESPYWVNAIMAKGFKTPLGVFTVAGLHVLPVWLYGCQHGVLTNTFYIPEWCQGLVLLLLIAGRLLCMSVEMWCIWTHVLYLTDIKETKHN; from the exons atgtcattGGAGATATGTTTCTTTGTTCCGAACATTATAG GTTACATCCGGATAGTCTTGGTCCTAGCGGCATGGTGTGCTTTCAATAATCATGCACTTTTTCTTCCTGCCTATGTCACCTCCATCATATTAGATG GCATTGATGGCTGGATTGCACGGAGGCTCAACCAAACTTCCAGGTTTGGGGCCTGGTTAGATGTTATAATTGACAACATGGGTCGGAGCATGGTGTGGAACATGTTGTTTCAA TGGGGTTGGCTAATTTCAACTctggagtggtgtgtgtttgtctgtaaccACAGTGCTTTTGGTGTTCAGTGGAAGAGTAGCTTTAAGGAGAGTCCATATTGGGTAAACGCTATCATGGCCAAAG GTTTTAAAACACCCCTGGGAGTGTTCACGGTTGCTGGCCTGCACGTCTTGCCGGTGTGGTTGTATGGATGCCAGCATGGGGTTCTTACCAACACATTTTACATCCCAGAATGGTGCCAGGGCTTGGTGCTTCTGCTTTTGATTGCAGGGAGGctgctgtgtatgtctgtggag ATGTGGTGCATTTGGACCCATGTGCTCTACCTCACCGACATCAAGGAAACCaaacacaactga